In Methanocella paludicola SANAE, the sequence CTGCACGTTGACGTGCGGGGCGCGGAAAACCTCCTTTGCCAGCTCGATGGCCTTGGCCTCGATGGTGTCTACGAAGCCGCATCCCTGGTAGAACCTGTGGCCGACCTGGCCTTCCGCATACCGGTGCCCGAGGTCCGAGGACAGTACCTGCCGTACTAAAGGACTGGTAACATTTTCACTGGCGATCATCGGCAGCGAGTACTTGAAAAGCTCCTGGCTGCCCATCACGGCGTCGACGACGCACTGGACGTCCGAGTTCATCTTTTTCGTCTTCAAAAGGGGGTTTTTTACAACATCCGGGCTCAACGCGAATCCTCCCGTTTTACATGTGCTTAGTATGCTAATTGATATCAAGGATAAAAACGTTTGGGTGCCGGGAATGCGTGTTAAAATGCCTTGACGATGTCCCGGCGGGTGACCATGCCCACCAGGTGGCCGTGCTCGTCCTTGACCGGCAGGGCGCCGATGTCGTTGTCCACCATAAGCTTCGCAGCGTCCTTCAGCGGCATCTCCGGCCTGGCCGTAATGACTTCCGAGCGCATGATGTCCATGGCGATGAGAAGCTCCACGTTATTATCCTGGCGGCTCTGGGGAGAGTGCTTTTTTACGGAGCGCATGGCGTTCGCCACGTCGGTCTCCGAGACCATGCCCACGAGAGCCGTGCCGTCCATGATGGGCACCCGGCTCACGCCCTTTTCAATCATGAGCTTGCGGATGTACGCGACCCTGGCGTCAGGGGGCGCGACCACGGGAGGGCTCATGATGGACCCGACCGTGCCCTCTGGCGAGTAATGGCTCAGCACGTCCTTCGTGGTGACCTGCCCGACCACTCCAATGTCCACAACGATGACGCAGCCCACGCTCTTCAGCGCGTCCAGCGCCTGGCCCATGTCGTCCTCCGGCCCCACGAGCGCGTAATCGTTGCTCAGGGCGTCCGCCACGTGAAAGAGCGTGGGCGGGTGGTTGTACTTCCGCCTCGAGCCCAGCTCGCCGCAGATGCTCCTCAGCGTAATGACGCCCTGCACGCCGTCCCGGTTCTTGACGATGAGGCGGCGGCTGCGGTACTTGTGCATGAGGTCAAGGGCCTCTGATATCCGGTCCGACTTGTCCACGACGTACGCCTTCGACATGATCTCCTTTACCTTCATTCCCGGGCCTCCGATAGCCACTTCAAGATGCTCTCTACGCTGAACTCTCCTAAAAGCTCCGAGTCGATGACGGGCAGCATGTCGTAGTTATGCTCGAGCATGAGCTTCGCGGCGTCTAACGCCTTCGTGCCCCTGTTGACGGACACCAGGGGCGTGCTCATCACGTCCTCGGCGACCATCATCGCCTCCCGGAATCCCCGGAGCATCTTGGGCCCGCCCTGCACCATCCGGTGCGCTTCCTTGATGGGCTTCGTATCCCTGAAGTCCATGGTGGCGAACCCCAGGTCGTCCAGCGTGACCATGCCGGCATACGCCGCCGCGGGGCCCCCGTCCCTGACGATGACCCGGTCGACCCCGTTCTCCGCCATGATATCGATGACGCTGTTGATCGTGTGGTGCCGGCTGACCGTCACTACTTTCTCGGACATCATATCCCCGACTCTCAGGGGACTCCCCAATAACGTGAAGTACTTGACCATGTCGTGCTTGGTCACGATCCCCCGGATTTCGCTGTCGTACACGACCAGGCCCGAGATGTCGTGGCAGAGCATCGTGGAGGCCACGTCCTGTATCTGCGCATCGGGCTTTACCGTGAACACGTCGTGAGTGGCCACAAGATCGACCGGTATCTGGTCGATGGGCCTCCGTCGCCACTGGGGCTCCGCCTGGCTCAGCCTGGAGCCGATGTCCTTCCTGGTGACGATGCCCCTGAGGGTGTTGCCTTCTGCGACCACGAGGCGGGACACCCCGTACCTCAGCATAAGGTTCCTGGCCCGGGCCACGTTGTCCCTGGGGCTTACGGCGTACACCGGCGCCGTCATGATCTCGCTGACCTCGGTCACGCTTTGCCTCCTTTCATCGACATGAGGACGTCCCGCTCGGTGACGATCCCCACGAGCTGCTGGTTCTCTATGACGGGCAGCGACCCTATCTTATTCTGCCGCATGATCCGGGCCGTCTCGCCCAGGTCCTGGTCCGGCCCCACGGTGACGATGTCGCTCTTCATGATGCCGCTGATGGGGACGGAGAACGCCTCGCTGACGTTGCCCGTGACCAGCTTCTTGAACGCCTCGCCGTTCCCCAGGTAGCGCATGATATCCGTGGCCGTGATGATGCCGCAGACGTAGCTGTCCGTTACCACGGGAAGCCGGCGGAAGCCGCTCTCGATCATCGTTTTAGCTGCCGTCTCGATGGGCATGTTGGGAGGAGCCGTGGTGACTCTCCTGCTCATGATGTCCCTCACCTTTGTTCCTGATACGGAGTCCCCCATGAGGCGCACGATGTCCCGCTCCGTGATGATCCCGACGACGATGCTCTCGGGGTCGATGACGGGCACTCCGCCCACCGAGCGGTCGATCATCACCTTTATGGCGTCATCGAGCGAGGCGTCGTCCTGGACGGTGGCCACGTCCTCTTCCATTATCTCCGTGATCGGGCCGTTGATGGCCACGATCATGTTGCCGTCGTAGACCCGGTCGATGATGCGGCGCTTTTCGCCGCCTCCGAGAAAGTCGATGATGTCGATGACCGTACAGATGCCCTTCAGGCGCTTCGTGCCCGCGTCCGCGACCGGCAGGCGGCGATAGCCGTATCCGACCATGGTCCGGGCCGCGCCCATGACCGTGGTGGTGGGCGGCACCGTGACCACGGCCTTCTTCGCGACGGCCATGATGCCGCTCTCGTGCTGCGCCTGGCGCTGCTTAAAATTCAGATCACGGGTCACCTGGCTCTCGCGGAGGTCGTGCTCGAACTTGCCCGTGTTCACCTTCCTCTCGCGCCGCTGGTCGCCGAATTCCTTGATGCCCTCCCGGCTCATCTCGGGGTCACTCCCTGCAGGGCCCTGCAGGCCCGTATCACGTCGTACCGGTCGACGATCCCTGTAAGCTTGCCGTTCATTACCACGGGTACCCTTCCGATGTTACGTTCCATGAATATTTTCGCCGCCTTCCTGATCGAATCGTTCTCCTCGACGGTGATCGCGGGCGTGGACATGATCTTCTGCACGGTCGTCGGGTTCTTTTTTCCCTCGCTTTCCCGCTCGATGCGGGCGTACCCCCGCTTCGTGATGTCCTCCCGGGTGACCATGCCGATCACCTCCATCCTGTCGCCGACCACCGGAAAGCCCGTCAGGCCGTAGTGGATCATGTTAAGCCATACCCTTGACAGGCTGTCCTCCGGCTGGCACACGACCACCTTACGTGTCATATACTCGCTCACCGGGCGGTCCTCGAGCTCAAGCTCGGGAAGCCCTTTAAAAATGTCCTTGACGCTGAGGAGGCCGACGAGCCTCGAGTCCGGGTCCACCACGGGCACCCGGCCCTCGTCCGTCCTGATGACGATGAAGGCCGCCCTCGGAAGCCCGGTATCCGGCGTCAGCCGGGGCACGTCCGCCCTTACGTACCCGCTCACGGTCACGTCCGAGCGCGTGGACGTCACGTTGATGATATCCTGGAGCGTGATCATTCCCGCCACCCTGCCGTTATCCACAACGGGCAGGCTGTCGTAGTTGTACTCCCGCATGATCTCCCGGGCGTGCGTTACGAATTCTCCGGGGGCGACGGACTGCGGGTTCGTCGCCATGATATCGCTTACCCTCATACAACCACCGCCTACTGATAAAACGGGAGCTCCTCCCGACACCTCATACAAACGTACGTGCCGTCGATGTTCTCCAGAGACTCCTGGAAGCTCTGGCACACCTCGCAAATGCCCTGGACGAACACGCTGGGATTCCTTTCCTCCTGCTCCCAGTCGGGGATGGTCTGGCCCATGTCCCCTTCCGGGTTGTTCTGCCGGATCACGTCCCTTAAAATTTCGCTCAACTCCGATGACACGGAGAGCAGGTCGGAGTCCGAGACCAGGCCGATCAGCTTTCTCCCCTGGACGACCGGCAGCCGGCGTATCCTCCGCCGCGCCATTTCCCGGAGGGCCAGCTCGACGCTCTTGTCCGGGGGAATGGTGATGAGCGGGGTCGACATGATATCCTGCGCTTTTACTTTTGACGGCTGGGCGTTCTCGGCGATGAGCTTTACCACCATGTCCCGCTCGGTGACGATGCCTACCGGATGATTGTCCCTGGTGATGATGATGCAGCCCACTTGAGTCTCGGCCATCGTCCTGGCCAGCCTGTCCGCTGTCTGCGCCACGTCGGCCGTGATGAGCCTGCGTGACATGACGTCGCTCACCGATAGGTCTGTCTCCATGTACATGCCCTCATTCATTTACATAAACATCTATGTTATATAATCATATTAATATTATCCACATTTTTAAATTTAGAGCATATCATTAATATAGTTTTGACGCGTTATCTTAGCCTTGTAGGGGAACAGGATGGCACTATTAGCTGGGCTAAGGGAGAGCCTGTCCGGTATCTGGGGACGCGTTTTCAGGCGAAAAGCCTCGCGCATCGGCATCTACGGCCCTCCGAACGCCGGCAAGACCACGCTGGCGAACAAGATATTGATGGATTTCACGGGCGAGACCATAGGCGCAGTATCGAACGTGCCCCACGAAACACGACGGGTGCGCCGCCGCGAGGGCGTTACCATAAAGGGAGACGGGTACTCCGTCACCCTCGACATCGTCGATACGCCCGGCCTGGCGACGAAGATCGACTTCCACGATTTCATGGCCTTCGGCATGACCGAGGAGGAGTCGAAGCGCAGGGCCAAGGAGGCCACCGAGGGCGTCATCGAGGCCATCAAGTGGATGGATAACCTGGACGGCGTCCTTCTGGTGATGGACGCCACCGAGGACCCGTACACGCAGGTCAACGTCACCGTCATCGGCAACATGGAGGCCCGGCGCCTTCCCATGCTGATCGTGGCCAACAAGACGGACCTGCCCGGGGCGGCGCCCGACCGCATCAAGGGCGCGTTCCCGCAGCACACGGTGGTCCCCATATCGGCGCTGAACGGCACTAACATGGACTTATTATACGAGACGATAGCCAGCAGGTTCGGATAGCATGGAAGCACAGAACATACAGATCAACATGATCTCGGCCAACAAGCTGCAGGCCATGAGCACGATGGACAAGATCAGCCTTATATTGAACGATGTGTCCAGCGGCCGCATCGTCATACTGGAGCGGGGCCTGGACCCGAGGGAGGAAGCCCAGCTCATCGAGCATACCATGCTCAAGATCAGGGACTCACAATTCTACGGTATCGAGATCCAGAGCTATCCCCGCGAGGGCCGGCCATCCCCCTGGAATATCCTGAGGCGCCCGGACAACCGCGTCACGGTCATCGGCCCGGCGGACCGGCTGAAGACGCTGAAAAAGGAAAAGGATATCATATCGGCGGTCATATCATGAGGCGAGCGTATGCCGCATCGTTGCATGGAGTGTAACAGCGTCCTGGAGAGCAGAGAGCTAAACCTCGGCACGGGGTGCCCCGTCTGCGGAGGAAAGAAGTTCGAGTACGTGCGCCCGCAGAAGGCAATGGAGGCCGACCTGCGGAAGATGACCGTATCGCAGTATGTAGCCTACGCTGGTTCGGCGGACGCCGATGAGGCGGAGCCGGAGCACGAGGAAAAGCCTAAGCACAAGGAGCACAAGGCTGCCCCCAAGCCCGCCGAAGAGCCGAAGTCGAAGGCTAAAAAGCCGGCCGCCCACGAGGGCCGTATTGACAGCGTCCGCATTCTCGAGAAGGGCAACTATGACCTCAACCTGCCCATGCTGTTGAACCGGAAGGAGCTCGTCATGTCAAAGGAGGAAGGCGTCTATCACGTCGACCTGCCCTCGGCCCTGAAGACGACCCCGAAACCTTCTAAAAAGAAGAAGCGCTAACGCTTATTTTTTGCTGAGCACCTGCATCTTGCTGGAGATGACGGGCAGCTTGTTTGTATCCGACAGGGAGACAACTGTGCCGTCCTTGTTATGGATCTCGATGACGGCGATCTTCGACGTGAACGTCGTGTTCCCGTCATAGATGTACCATCCGTCGCTGTTGAGCGCGGACACGTTTTTCACCGCCACTTTAGCGACGCCTGAGTTCGAGTCGATGCTCACGAGGGACACGTTCGAGAAGTTGGCGAACACGTTGAGGATGTCCGGCTGCAGCACTTTGGCGCCGAATATGATCGAGAAGACACGGGCGAAGAACCCGCTCTCGTAATTGACGGTAAAGTTGAGGTCTGGCCCGGCGGGCTCGACGATCATCTTCGTGACGCGGAAATCGCTATCGCTCGCGGCCGCCGCCTCTGCGGGGACGGCTAACGTGCCCAGCAAGAGCACGATAATGCCTACCGATAGGATCTTCATCGACGTCGTTCATCGCCCCTTAAATTTCGAGTTCGTTTATACAAATGAACACTAATACGGTCAGAGGATATAAACTTTATCGGTTGCCCCATAAGGCGTTTTATTATAAAAAGACCATTATAGCGGCGGGCGTTTTCACCTGTATGGATAGCGCTTGATGGCCCCGCACTTCATGCATGTGATGACGATGTTGTTGCCATCCAGCCTGACCCGGCAATTATCCCCCGGCACCAGGAACGAGCCGCATCCCTTGCATACCCGGCGCTTCAGTTCCCGCGGTATCCCCACCCGGTGGCGCATGCTGATGCGCCGCGCTATGTCCGCATATCTGTCAGCCAGGTCGGGCCTCCCCGGGTAAGCCTGCTCCGCAAGCTCGAACAGCCTCTTTATGCGCTGCTCCGCCATGTCCACGTTAAAAGGTTTTCTCTGTGGCTCTTTTCTCCTGCGCTCGGGCATCGTCGTATCATTAAGGCCGAAGGCCCTTATAAACGTATCCTCACATGAAAACGAATAAAAAAGTCGTATTAATAGATGCACCGACGGGGACTCGAACCCCGGTATTCAGCTTGGAAGGCTGATATCATAGCCACTAGACCATCGGTGCCTGTTACGGACTCTACATGACTCTACAAAGTATTAATATTTTCGGACGCCGTATTATTACTTCCATGCCAGACGTCCGCCCCGAGAACGTAAAAGAGGACATTGCCGCCATCGCGTCGAAGTACGGCATCGAAGTAGTGGGCTTCCTCGGGCTGGACGAAAGGACGAAGATACCGGCGGAAGAGATGGGCCTCCTGAGGGGCGTGAAGTGGAAGGACTCCGAGGTCGATGTTTCTAAGGTCCATGACCCCCTCGACATCATGCCCGCGGCCCGCACCATGATCATCCTGGGAAAGCGTCTCCTTGATGACAGCCAGGACATATATTATAGAGCATCGGACGATTACACGGCGTCGGTGGAGATGATGCTCCTGGACATCGCCTCGGCGAAGATCGTCGCCGGCCTCAAAAAAGGCGGGTTCGAGGCCGAGGAATACACGTCATACTACCTGAAGGCCTGGGCAGCTCTCGCCGGGCTCGGGTGGATAGGCAGATCAAGGATGTTCGTATCGAAGGCGCATGGCCCGAGGCTCAGGCTCCACGGCATCCTGACGGACGCGGATATCGGGGAGCTGCACGCCGTCATTCCGGACGATAGCTGTGGCCGGTGCACGGAGTGCATGAAGGCATGCCCCGCCGGCGCAATATCCGGGGACGAGGTGGACCGCAAGAAATGCGGCGCCTGCCCCCTGAACCACCGAAAAATATCGGAGAACGCCCTGGCGTACTGCACGGCCTGCACCGCCTCATGCCCGGTCGGGCGGCCCTCACGACATGAGCATGCGGTACAAGCCGTATCGAGGCAACAAATAACGCCGTAAGCGACGGCCATTCCGATAAATCAGCGGCCATGAGTATACTAAGCCGCTACTTATTATTCACTAAGCCCCAGGATTCGCATAAAAAGTCCGCTAAGCTTGATTACATCCAGGCGTAAAGATGCAATTGTAACATGTTAAAGCGCATGGCTTACGAGCATATGCGCCCAGCACGTTACAGAGAGAAGGCGTATATAGGAATTTATGCGATGGAGAAGTAGGGCCAGATAATCCTCACCTGCTAACCTCTGCTCCATCCTAACTCCGATACCCCACCTCAATACCCACCTCAACACCCACCTCAACACCCACCTCAATTCCTACCGCCACCGGACGTGAGATCGCAAGGATGACGGGGATAATATCACTTATCCTCACATCGGTACCGTCAGATACCCCATCGTCCTGTTCTGCGAGCCCCCGGCCGATGGCGGTGAGGAATAAATTTTTAAGGCCGCTTCTCCCCGCCTAACGCTGCTTTTCATAGCCCATCTCGTTCCTCATCTTCAGTAATTCCCTGAGCTCCTGGCTGAGGGCGACGATGTGCGACGAGTGGTTGACGTGCTTTAGCTTCGTGTAGACGGTATCGATCGCCGCGTCCAGGAGCTCCTCGCTGGAGCCCGGGCGCGCGGGCTTTTGCATTGATGCTGCAGGCATTATGAACACCTTCGAAGTGTTACTCATTTGATGTGGTTAAATCCATATCCGCACTTAAATGCCCGTGTTTTATTATATCGTCCGGCCAAGGTTCATTGAGGTGGTATGGTGCCGCCGGCCATGAAGCCGTCTCTAGTGAAGCTGTTCCTGATAATTTTAATGGCGAGCGCATGTTGCGCGCCCGCATGCTCCGTGCCGCCGGTCATCGTCACCGCCGGGCCCACGATATTCGAGGGGTCGGTGCAGGGCCACGTGCTCGCCGCAGGCACCAACGCGAGCATACCTGGGGCAAAGGTATGGCTGGTCAACGCGACCAGGGATAATACGATTTACGGCGCAACGGCCGCCGACAGTGGCGGGCATTTCTATTTCATCAACGTACCGCCCCTCGGCCCGGGAGCATACCGGCTGAAGGCGCAGAAGGACAGCAACACGGGCTTCACGACGCCCTTCGGCGTCGCATCGCTGGAAAACAGGACCGTGGACGTCTACGTGCGCATGATGCCCGCGGCTATCGGCATCGAGGCCTCAAGGAGCTACGTCGTGGCCGACGGCCGGGACCACATGGGCATCACTGTACTGGTGAACGACTCGATGGGCAGGCCCGTGGCGGGAGGATATCCGGTCACGTTCAGGGCGGCAGGCCATCCGGCCGGCTCATTATTCGGCTCCATAGTGCCGGAAAGCGCTGTCACCGGCATGGATGGCCGGGCCACGGCAGAGTACGTGTGGGTTGGAGAGACAGGCGCTGCCTCTCATGTGATCATCGAGGCCTCGGCCGGGGCGGGGCTCAACGCCAGCCTCGTAGTGGACATAAGGCTGCCCGATACGACGCCTCCCGCGACCACGCTCAAGGCAGCCGGGGAGCCGGACAACGTGGGCGGGTTCATATCTGACGTTACGGTCACGCTGGACGCTTCAGACCACGGGGGATGGGGCGTGAACGAGACTTTTTACCGGACTGGTGACTCAGGCTGGGCACGGTACACGGGGCCATTCACGATCTCGGCCGAAGGGGGGACCACCGTATACTACTATTCGACGGATAAAGCAGGCAACGTAGAAACGCCAAAAAGCAGGGCCATCGTCATACATAAAAAATGAGAAAAGCGGCTTACTTCTTCTTGTAGGCCTTCCCGGCGGAGAAAGCGTCCGTGATAAAATCGCCGACACGGTAGTACTTGCCGTCGGAGTAGATTATCGGGTCGACCTTCCTGATGTCGGGCGTGCCCCCGGTAACGACCGCCTTGTCGACGTACGTCTCCACGATCTCACCAACGACCAGGTCGTGGCTCCCGCACTTCATCGTATCGAACAGCTTGCACTCGAGGCTCACCGGGCACTCCTTCGCCATCGGGGCTGTCTTGAGCTTACCATAAAAGCTCTCGAACACAATCGACTTATCGGCCCTGGCGCCCGAGGTGATGCCCATGTAGTCCGTCTTCACCAGGTCCCTCGTAGAGGGCACGTTAATGCTGAACGTCCTGTTCTCCTCGATGCCCTTGAGCGTGTGCCTGACCCGGTTGACCGCCACCGAGATCATGGGCGGGGCCATGCAGGCTATGCCGCACCAGGCGGCCGTCATGTAGTTCGGCTTTCCGCCGACGTTCGCGCCCAGGAGCACGGTCGGCATGGGGTACATAAGGGTCTTTGGGCCCATCGTGACTTTATCCATGTGGTGAACCTCATGATAATAGTCGACTTTTGGGCAGATAAATGTATCAAAGTGTTTCGGCCATTTCAAGGAGCCAGGAAACGTCTATGCCGTATTCCGCGGGGTCCATGCCCATGGCCCGGTGGCCGTCGTGGTGGTCCGAGGCCATCGTGAGCCCCAGGCCGTGTTTTCGGGCGGCAGCGACCGTCCACTCGTTCATCTCCCGTTCCTTTTTTAAGAGCTCGTCCGCAGGCAGGATAGCCAGGGAGGCGCTCCTCACCTTGTAACGGTACTTGCAGAGCTCGACGGCCTCCCCGCCCGCCGCTAAAAACCTTTTTAACACGACGTTGGCGTCGTTGCTGAAGTCGAAGGGATGGGCCAGCACGGGCACCCCGCCCCATTCCTTGATAAGAGATACAGCCTCGCCCAGCGTGACCTCGTACTCGATGGGCACCCACAGGGACGGGTCCATGATGATGTCCATCAGCTGCTTCTCCGTCATGGGTATGTTCTGCCGCCGGGCGCCGGCCAGCGTATTCTGGAAGACGCTGGGCTTGATGCCTTCCACGGGCTCCCATCCCGGGTACTTTTCGGCCATATAGGCGTTCAAATTAGCTAAAAACCCGCGGTCCGACTCGTCCCGGGCGTCCAGCACCCTCTTGAGGGCGCTCC encodes:
- a CDS encoding OmpL47-type beta-barrel domain-containing protein; translated protein: MKPSLVKLFLIILMASACCAPACSVPPVIVTAGPTIFEGSVQGHVLAAGTNASIPGAKVWLVNATRDNTIYGATAADSGGHFYFINVPPLGPGAYRLKAQKDSNTGFTTPFGVASLENRTVDVYVRMMPAAIGIEASRSYVVADGRDHMGITVLVNDSMGRPVAGGYPVTFRAAGHPAGSLFGSIVPESAVTGMDGRATAEYVWVGETGAASHVIIEASAGAGLNASLVVDIRLPDTTPPATTLKAAGEPDNVGGFISDVTVTLDASDHGGWGVNETFYRTGDSGWARYTGPFTISAEGGTTVYYYSTDKAGNVETPKSRAIVIHKK
- a CDS encoding CBS domain-containing protein, with amino-acid sequence MSREGIKEFGDQRRERKVNTGKFEHDLRESQVTRDLNFKQRQAQHESGIMAVAKKAVVTVPPTTTVMGAARTMVGYGYRRLPVADAGTKRLKGICTVIDIIDFLGGGEKRRIIDRVYDGNMIVAINGPITEIMEEDVATVQDDASLDDAIKVMIDRSVGGVPVIDPESIVVGIITERDIVRLMGDSVSGTKVRDIMSRRVTTAPPNMPIETAAKTMIESGFRRLPVVTDSYVCGIITATDIMRYLGNGEAFKKLVTGNVSEAFSVPISGIMKSDIVTVGPDQDLGETARIMRQNKIGSLPVIENQQLVGIVTERDVLMSMKGGKA
- a CDS encoding Zn-ribbon domain-containing protein, which codes for MPHRCMECNSVLESRELNLGTGCPVCGGKKFEYVRPQKAMEADLRKMTVSQYVAYAGSADADEAEPEHEEKPKHKEHKAAPKPAEEPKSKAKKPAAHEGRIDSVRILEKGNYDLNLPMLLNRKELVMSKEEGVYHVDLPSALKTTPKPSKKKKR
- a CDS encoding flavin reductase family protein, which produces MDKVTMGPKTLMYPMPTVLLGANVGGKPNYMTAAWCGIACMAPPMISVAVNRVRHTLKGIEENRTFSINVPSTRDLVKTDYMGITSGARADKSIVFESFYGKLKTAPMAKECPVSLECKLFDTMKCGSHDLVVGEIVETYVDKAVVTGGTPDIRKVDPIIYSDGKYYRVGDFITDAFSAGKAYKKK
- a CDS encoding CBS domain-containing protein; protein product: MNEGMYMETDLSVSDVMSRRLITADVAQTADRLARTMAETQVGCIIITRDNHPVGIVTERDMVVKLIAENAQPSKVKAQDIMSTPLITIPPDKSVELALREMARRRIRRLPVVQGRKLIGLVSDSDLLSVSSELSEILRDVIRQNNPEGDMGQTIPDWEQEERNPSVFVQGICEVCQSFQESLENIDGTYVCMRCREELPFYQ
- a CDS encoding 4Fe-4S dicluster domain-containing protein encodes the protein MPDVRPENVKEDIAAIASKYGIEVVGFLGLDERTKIPAEEMGLLRGVKWKDSEVDVSKVHDPLDIMPAARTMIILGKRLLDDSQDIYYRASDDYTASVEMMLLDIASAKIVAGLKKGGFEAEEYTSYYLKAWAALAGLGWIGRSRMFVSKAHGPRLRLHGILTDADIGELHAVIPDDSCGRCTECMKACPAGAISGDEVDRKKCGACPLNHRKISENALAYCTACTASCPVGRPSRHEHAVQAVSRQQITP
- a CDS encoding DUF2073 domain-containing protein: MEAQNIQINMISANKLQAMSTMDKISLILNDVSSGRIVILERGLDPREEAQLIEHTMLKIRDSQFYGIEIQSYPREGRPSPWNILRRPDNRVTVIGPADRLKTLKKEKDIISAVIS
- a CDS encoding ribonuclease P protein component 4 gives rise to the protein MPERRRKEPQRKPFNVDMAEQRIKRLFELAEQAYPGRPDLADRYADIARRISMRHRVGIPRELKRRVCKGCGSFLVPGDNCRVRLDGNNIVITCMKCGAIKRYPYR
- a CDS encoding CBS domain-containing protein, translated to MKVKEIMSKAYVVDKSDRISEALDLMHKYRSRRLIVKNRDGVQGVITLRSICGELGSRRKYNHPPTLFHVADALSNDYALVGPEDDMGQALDALKSVGCVIVVDIGVVGQVTTKDVLSHYSPEGTVGSIMSPPVVAPPDARVAYIRKLMIEKGVSRVPIMDGTALVGMVSETDVANAMRSVKKHSPQSRQDNNVELLIAMDIMRSEVITARPEMPLKDAAKLMVDNDIGALPVKDEHGHLVGMVTRRDIVKAF
- a CDS encoding CBS domain-containing protein, which encodes MRVSDIMATNPQSVAPGEFVTHAREIMREYNYDSLPVVDNGRVAGMITLQDIINVTSTRSDVTVSGYVRADVPRLTPDTGLPRAAFIVIRTDEGRVPVVDPDSRLVGLLSVKDIFKGLPELELEDRPVSEYMTRKVVVCQPEDSLSRVWLNMIHYGLTGFPVVGDRMEVIGMVTREDITKRGYARIERESEGKKNPTTVQKIMSTPAITVEENDSIRKAAKIFMERNIGRVPVVMNGKLTGIVDRYDVIRACRALQGVTPR
- a CDS encoding CBS domain-containing protein; translated protein: MTEVSEIMTAPVYAVSPRDNVARARNLMLRYGVSRLVVAEGNTLRGIVTRKDIGSRLSQAEPQWRRRPIDQIPVDLVATHDVFTVKPDAQIQDVASTMLCHDISGLVVYDSEIRGIVTKHDMVKYFTLLGSPLRVGDMMSEKVVTVSRHHTINSVIDIMAENGVDRVIVRDGGPAAAYAGMVTLDDLGFATMDFRDTKPIKEAHRMVQGGPKMLRGFREAMMVAEDVMSTPLVSVNRGTKALDAAKLMLEHNYDMLPVIDSELLGEFSVESILKWLSEARE
- a CDS encoding PHP domain-containing protein, whose protein sequence is MFIDTHVHTSHSDGLHPEAQVIRDAASAGISLLSITDHDCVDAYPAALKLAKSAGIRLIPGVEMTTKNEQGCNCIHIVGLGVRTDGNVRSALKRVLDARDESDRGFLANLNAYMAEKYPGWEPVEGIKPSVFQNTLAGARRQNIPMTEKQLMDIIMDPSLWVPIEYEVTLGEAVSLIKEWGGVPVLAHPFDFSNDANVVLKRFLAAGGEAVELCKYRYKVRSASLAILPADELLKKEREMNEWTVAAARKHGLGLTMASDHHDGHRAMGMDPAEYGIDVSWLLEMAETL
- a CDS encoding Era-like GTP-binding protein translates to MALLAGLRESLSGIWGRVFRRKASRIGIYGPPNAGKTTLANKILMDFTGETIGAVSNVPHETRRVRRREGVTIKGDGYSVTLDIVDTPGLATKIDFHDFMAFGMTEEESKRRAKEATEGVIEAIKWMDNLDGVLLVMDATEDPYTQVNVTVIGNMEARRLPMLIVANKTDLPGAAPDRIKGAFPQHTVVPISALNGTNMDLLYETIASRFG